In the genome of Metabacillus litoralis, the window AAATTATGAATATATTATGCCATATGAAAAGGATTCCGGGAAGTAGCTACTATTTTTTGGTAATATAGTCACTTTTGATTGCTTGTTGATTCATTTGCTGTATATGTCTTTTGGCATCAATCATTGCATTTGTTTTTCCGTAATGAAAAAAGGTGATGTTGCCTGTGGGATAGGATGAACTTCTACCAACTCGGCCAGAAATTTGCACGAGAGCACTTTCTGTGAAAATACCATCCTCACTTCCAAGCACAGCTACATCACTATTTGGAATCGTAACACCCCTTTCCAAGATGGTAGACGTCACAATAATTGGCATGTCACCACTTCGAAACCGCAGGACTTTTTCTCGACGTTCCGGGTCTTCAGCATGAACCCCTTCGATCCGTTGATCTAATTGTCTACATAAATCAACGACCTCATCAATAAGTTTTACAGAAGGCACAAATAAAAATGCCTGCTTTCCGCTTGTTAACCTCTCCTTCAGCCACTCCACAACATTCTTCGGGAGCTTCCCTTTACTAAGCTGCTTCCTCCAATTCCCACACCAAGCAAATTCCGGAACCGGCAACGGATGACCATGATATCGAGCAGGAATGGTCACAGCATCTCGCTTCTTCTGTTTCACATCATTCTTCCATTTCTCAGACGGTGTTGCAGTTAAATAAATAAGAGAGCTTTTTTCTTTCCGGGATTTTTCTACGGCAAATTGAAGGGAGGTATCGGCTGAGTAGGGAAAGGCATCAACTTCATCAACAATGATGCAATCAAACGTTTGTTTAAAGCGAAGGAGTTGGTGAGTAGTAGAGATGGTGAGAGCTGCTGATTTGTGTTTTTCCTCGCTGCCGCCATAAAGAGCAGCTATTGAGGTTGAAGGAAATACATGTCGCAGGCGAGGAGCTAATTCAAGTACAACATCAGTACGAGGAGTTGCGATACAGATTTTCTTGCCTTCAGTAAGGCCACGTTCAATACCTTTAAATAGCACTTCTGTTTTCCCTGCTCCGCAAACAGCCCAAACTAGGAGTTCACTGTTGTTGATAACGGCATCTTCCACGCGTTGTGAGGCCACCGCTTGCCCTCTCGAAAGCTGCCCCTCCCATTGTAACTGGGATTCTGTTTCTTCTAGAAAAGGTGGTCCACTCCAACTAAATAGAGGAGTACATTCACTAACTCTCCCCATCATAATACATTTACGACAGTAGTGACACTCCAGTTCCCCACATTTCGCACAATCGAAGGACGAAAAAAAGGAAGAGTTTGAATTTCCACATCGAGTACAAGAAAGTCGTTGCTGCTTTCTTCTAACCCCATAATTTAGTTGAATATAGCCTTTTTCATAATGATTTTGAATTTCTTCAACAGAGAAAGGAATTTCTGTGAGTAGTAATTCCTTACCCTGTAGATACTGTTGTAGTTTCTTTGAAAAAGAAAAATGCGGATTTTTTGGTATATGAGGTAGTTGCTCATACCTTGATAGAGGTAAACCTTCAATATGGATAAAAACTGGAGTGAGATACTCGTGCTTATATATAAATCTCATATATAACCCTTACAAATCTTACGATAACGTTTTTCAACGCTAATTGGCGTGCGTGACAGCTGTTCAGCAATATGTCTAAATTTCATTCCACTTTTTCGTAATTCTAAAAGCTTTCGATCCTCAAGAGTAGTCCAATGACGGTATGTACGTTTACTTTCATCTTGTTCCTGGTGCATTGTATGGTTGGATGGAGTATCCAATTGCTTAAAACCCCCTTATTTTTCTAATTTCTAGTATGAGTTAATTCTAGTTCTCTGTCTATATTTTTAGCAAAAATTAGGGAGTTAGTACTAATCGGCTAGCACTAACTCCCTATAACATACCCTATTATTTCTTATACCAACCAATCCCAATTGCACCTTCACCCAAATGCGTGCCAACAACAGGACCAAAGTAACTTACCATACACTCAATATTCTCGTACTTCTCCTGGAGCTCTTCTTTCATCTTCTCCGCTTCCTCCGGACGATTCGCATGAATCACAACAACCCGCATTGGCTCGTTATCCTTCGCATCCTCATGAAGCAAATCAAATACTCTATTTAATGCCTTCTTCTTCGTACGCACCTTTTCATAAGGCACAATCACCTTGTTATCAAAATGTAGAATTGGCTTCACTTGAAGTAAGCTTCCGATTAGTGCCGCTGCCCCGCTTAAGCGTCCACCTTTTTGAAGATTTGTTAAATCATCGACCATGATATAAGCGCTCATTGTTTTTTTCATTTCTTCTAATCGTGCCATGATATCAGTCGGGGATTTTCCTGCTTGAGCCATCTCTGCTGCTTCTA includes:
- a CDS encoding Myb-like DNA-binding domain-containing protein — encoded protein: MDTPSNHTMHQEQDESKRTYRHWTTLEDRKLLELRKSGMKFRHIAEQLSRTPISVEKRYRKICKGYI
- a CDS encoding DEAD/DEAH box helicase, yielding MRFIYKHEYLTPVFIHIEGLPLSRYEQLPHIPKNPHFSFSKKLQQYLQGKELLLTEIPFSVEEIQNHYEKGYIQLNYGVRRKQQRLSCTRCGNSNSSFFSSFDCAKCGELECHYCRKCIMMGRVSECTPLFSWSGPPFLEETESQLQWEGQLSRGQAVASQRVEDAVINNSELLVWAVCGAGKTEVLFKGIERGLTEGKKICIATPRTDVVLELAPRLRHVFPSTSIAALYGGSEEKHKSAALTISTTHQLLRFKQTFDCIIVDEVDAFPYSADTSLQFAVEKSRKEKSSLIYLTATPSEKWKNDVKQKKRDAVTIPARYHGHPLPVPEFAWCGNWRKQLSKGKLPKNVVEWLKERLTSGKQAFLFVPSVKLIDEVVDLCRQLDQRIEGVHAEDPERREKVLRFRSGDMPIIVTSTILERGVTIPNSDVAVLGSEDGIFTESALVQISGRVGRSSSYPTGNITFFHYGKTNAMIDAKRHIQQMNQQAIKSDYITKK
- a CDS encoding DegV family protein, whose translation is MKTAIVTDSTAYIPQHIRESHDIHMIPLSVNFGDETYQEEVEITSQQFFEKMKNYQELPTTSQPSIGMFVELFERLSKEYDAVISIHLSSGISGTYNGAATAGDMVENIEVYPFDTEVSAMVQGFYALEAAEMAQAGKSPTDIMARLEEMKKTMSAYIMVDDLTNLQKGGRLSGAAALIGSLLQVKPILHFDNKVIVPYEKVRTKKKALNRVFDLLHEDAKDNEPMRVVVIHANRPEEAEKMKEELQEKYENIECMVSYFGPVVGTHLGEGAIGIGWYKK